DNA sequence from the Antedon mediterranea chromosome 7, ecAntMedi1.1, whole genome shotgun sequence genome:
GCCAGTACCTGAAGGAAAACTGGAAGAGGTTGTTCAACACTGTTCATTCGGTAATATGAAGAACAATCCGAAAATCAACTATACTGAAAGCAAAATGATTGATATTTCAATATCTCCCTTTATGAGGAAGGGTAGGCTTAGtgattgtttattatataaatagttatattaaattatttattaaaaagatTGTATTTCATCGTAATTTAATTTTCATAGGACTGGTTGGAGATTGGAAGAATTACTTCACTGTGAGCCAAAATGAAGCGTTTGACAAACTGTACGAAGAGAAAATGAAAGGCTCGGGTCTAACATTTAGAtttgaataatgaataaaaagaaaacaaacaaaattgatatattattatatgtaataGTGGAAACTACCGTATGAACACTCTGCTGTAGGAACAAGGCAAGTGAGTTAACCAATCACAGGACAGTTCCGATCCATCGCGTCGTTATTGATTAAATTGCTTtagcgcttacgtccttgcattggatggaaaccaagctttaagctaCGTTTTTAGCCCAAGAAGATTTGTGAGTGCGTAACATTAAGAATTTGCAAATACTCCTTTTTTCTTTATGCGGTTCGATATTGAAACTAATATAAATTGATTCAGAAATGAATATTAATAGCAAAATGGTTACTGGCAGGCCTACGGTTCAACCAATAACAAGGTTTACTGTACTTTACGGCTGGGATGCAGTAATATTTTTTGTTCTACTTCTGAAGTTATAGCGGCATGAAAAACGTCACGCATTCTTCCTTACACAAAGAGTAAAACATTGACCGGAAAATTGTACTGGACGGTTTTAAACTAATCCTACAGTACAGAAAACCCGCAGAAGGGAGAGTAAGGTTGGTGGTGGAAGAACAGCCGCCCTAATTTATTACAATCAGGGCCTATAATAATGAATATCAATAATTCATCCATGATATCACATTCGTCATGCAAGATGGTCGACAAAGTAGAGTAACagtaaaaatttcaaaataaaatttagaaTTTTGAGTAGATCCTTTCAATTacgtaaaataaataataatgtatagtaggcctaaataataacGTATTATTAGTAAAGTTAACCCTTACAACGAAAATATGGTGAATTTCACTCGGTGAATGGTCTTTCAaatggaataaaaataatatcaagTGACTTACTTCCACTATTAATCTTGCTATTATTTTAGCTTTCACACCAGTCACACCCAATTTCACTTATATTTCAAGTTTCCTGaactttctgcattctcactcctgaggacgatcaaattatattgatcgaaacgtcgagaacagttcttttcagaactataatGTAGGCCTTCGTAGTGTACCGCAAACTGTATGTCAAAATATCAACGTCTATGTATGTATACAGATCAGGCCCTGCAGAAGATGCAACATGGTGCAACAAGTTATTCTTATATTAtcagcctagtaggcctaggtttGCTCAATTTAGTCCACAATTATCTaatttaagtaaataaaatagaacatggtgattttataaacataatgtTTTATCAACTTGCAGAAATACaacaagaaaataaagaaataacaaaacaaatgacGTAATGCCCATGACCAATCCATGGTCTATTTTTAGGATAACAAAAGAAATGCAATGTACGATCGATAGTTCAACACTATTTTTCGTCTCTTTATGAACGAATGTCTACTGTTGAAAATAatacaacattacattttattgaaaattttaTTATGCATCAAAATGTCAATGAGTTTGTTAAGCCTTTTGAATGATACTTTACTAGTGTGTCAAAAATCGTACGATTGAAGCAGGGAGGTGTCAATTCCATGATTGAAACATCgttatcatcatcgtcgtcgtcgttgtcatcatcatcatcatcattataatagCAAATTGttcagtttgtttgtttattgagTTTCTTTGTTTGTTGAGTTTGtttgcttgtttgtttgtttatttgttgtatttgcttggttgtttgttgagtttgcttggttttatttatttgtttttattttttatttattcgacttctcactaactcagttagtgaaggatctggaccaacagatGGTAAACACatctaaagggtctttcacactaATTGTTCCGGTCCTCCGGCGccggcaaatccaatcgaacgtcaatgttttgtttttacgcgcatatcgattggcgcatagccgcgtagagcatcgtgaaaacgaaacattggcgttcgattcgccggaccggaaccgtgtcggaacaggtgtgaaagacccttaaaacggtccagtcccaatttgcacagtggctgtgtttgtttgttgagcttgcttggttgtttgttgagtttgcatggttgtttgttgagtttgctttgttgtttgttgagtttgcttggttgtttgtttgttgagttTGATTGCTTGTTTGTTGAGTTTGCTTGGTTGTTTGTTGAATTTGCATGGTTGTTTGTTGAGTTTGCttggttgtttgtttgttgagttTGATTGCTTGTTTGTTGAGTTTGCTTGGTTGTTTGTTTATTGAGTTTGCTTGGTTGGTTGTTTGTTGAGTTTGCTTGGTTGTTTGTTGAGtttgcttgtttgtttgttgagttGCTTGGTTGTTGGTTGAGTTTGCttggttgtttgtttgttgtgtttgcttgtttgtttgttgagcTTGCTTGGTTGTTTGCTGAGTTTGCTTGGTTGTTTGTTGAGTTTGCTTGGTTGTTTGTTGAGTTTGCTTGCTTGGTTGTTTGTTGAGTTGCTTGGTTGTTTTTTGTTGAGTTTGCttggttgtttgtttgttgagtttgcttgtttgtttgttgagtttgcttgcttgtttgtttgttgagcttgcttggttgtttgtttgttgagtttgcttggttgtttgtttgtttgttgagtttgcttgcttgtttgtttgttgagttTGCTTGATTGTTTGTTAAGTTTGCTTGGTTGTTTGATTGTTTGTTGGTTTGTTAAGTTTgcttgtttgtatgtttgttgaGTTTGCCCGGTTGTTTGTTGAGTTTGATtggttgtttgtttatttgtttcgtttgtttgtttgttgaatGTGAACTTGTGTATAACTGATGTGGTTGGCGACTAGAGGAATTACTGTGAGTGAATATAAACTGTgtgtttttaaaagtatcatACATGAGTTGAACTATtatttgaaatgaaaaaaaaaaattactgatAACCACCCTCTTCAGTCACAAAGACCATCATTTTTCTCAAAATGACAAATTACGATCTAGTTTATTaccatatattttatataaccaGGTAGGCCTCCTCGTACCTCTCAATCAACCACACGGTTGTATGTAACACATGGTGATAATCATAATTTACGACACAGATTTATCTGGATATAAAAACATTATGGATCTCTCAGTGAATCAGTTGACTCTCCCACATTTTGCTTAGTTGTTCAAAGAAATCACAAAGAAAGGTACGGTAAGTGTTGTTTTTTAaactgtgtaggcctatctaCCTATACGATAAGGAGAGAGGGTTGTCTGTTGTATCAAAATCCAGGTTATTTGTTGTTAATGCCGAAACTGTATTTAACCACAGAGGCCTAGGTTGTTCTTCCCTGGAGCCGTGCATATACAAAATGcaaacaatttcaataatatGTACAATATGTAAATAGAAGTTTACTTTAAACGATTGTAGGATCAGAGGAATGAATGTCAATTCACCAAGATTTTTCAATTGCACCTTCAATACAGGCTTATTGTTTTTATACTCATCTTGGGTAAAGCAGAGCAACATTACTGACTTAAGTGGCTTAGGGttgtgtgtataaataatattagtgagatagttttatttttagaattttataTATAAGTGAGATGATTTACAGTTTGCATTTAAGACAATGTTTTCCAATTTTCAAGTTGGTTTCTGACTTCACTACTTGGGGTATCAGTATAACTATATTCTGTCTGATTATGAATAAATAAGTTTAGCCAGTGAAGAGTGAAATTTAGCTACTTTAATCCACAGAATAGACAAATTACATATTCAACTTTGTACTATATATATGGATCTTATCCTGAAGTAGTATGcaaataatttgaatattctataacattatagtacagtataaaacaaaatgagCGAGTTTGATCGAATTGTTGATGGTATACGACTCCCATGGGCAACCTCAGATGAAATTCTTGAAGCGATGAAAACTTTTCAAATCCGAGAAGATGACGTGTGGCTCGTAACCTATCCAAAAGCAGGTAGATAAAATGTTTAGACAATCGTGTACATGATCTGAGGGGGCATTGATTGTGTTTTTGTATCCGCCTCGAGTTGCTTTTTTTCCTCTTtgcttgtttgttttgttatttgtaaaGCTCTAAAAATGTTCCTGTCAAAATGTTCTAATTGTTTTCGTTAGATGTGttttgtattaggcctactttgccTTTCTTCTCCTCTCTTCCATTTTTGAAAGAAGAATACATTTTCTTACATTAGCCTACTTCTGCTTTTTAATACTacctaaataaatattgatttgattGGGTAGGTACTACATGGACAACGGAAATTATCACCGTCCTCTCTTGCGGATGTGATTTTACAAAAAGAGGTGAAAAAGGTGTCAATTTTGTAGATATCAAGAGACCAAATATGTTGGAATTTGCACATGTAACGGCAGCTAAAAAAACATCGCCGAGGATAATGACGACCCATATGCAAAGCCGTCACATGGCAAGAGAAATCATCACAAAGAAGCCAAAGGTAGAGTTTATCGACCGTCTACCCTAAAcataattttaagaaaagttTAGACAGCTCTAGACGCTCATAATATATGACGCATGCGCAGAATGTTTGCCATGCTATGATGATGAATATGATTAAGAAGAAGAGTAAAGATAATTGACGACGACTCTGCAGACTAAACACTGTTGTCGATTCAAAACGTTCTGAACGCTAAGAGATATGACGCATCCGCAGAATGTTTTCTATGACTTGATGATTATATAATAAGGGCGAAGaagatattgtaaataaaaatgttaaatactatATGCCCACGGTAGAATGAGCTACCGGTAGTTATTTTCAAAACTTACTTTTTTTCAGATTGTGTATGTTGCAAGAAATCCTAAAGACAACGCCGTGTCATTCTATTACTTCCATAAATCCAATAAGTTGATAAAAACATTTGATTCATGGGATGAATATTTTCAGGCTTTCTATGACGGTGATCGTAAGTAGTAAATCTGAGTTTAAAGTTCAGGTACAGGcatcaaatttaaatataatatctggttagtTGTACatatatcaaatatttgtaatagaaatcaagacgaaaaaacatgaaatttcccttaaaatggtcaaatacaaaattttgtaaaattctGCTTTACAAACCAGGAAGACCTTTTTTTAGGAATAGAGagtttactgtgtaatttgagcacgtgtaacacaaataaaattctcaaaattatgaaacacaggggaaactatagatcgataattaattattggaatgtatgatcaatagaaattatTTTCCCGCACCTGGCATTTAAGATCATGTCTCAtagaattaaattttatttgaaattaattaatcaatttagtTGTAGGATTTCTATGACGGTGAtcgtaagtagtaggcctacatatgtccaaattaatataaattctcatacaatttcaaattatactacagtattaataatttaatttcagttgTAGGTGGTTCGTGGTTTGATATGAACTTATACTGGTGGAATAGAAGAAATGATGATAATGTATTGTTTCTTAAATACGAAGATATGAAGGAGGTAAATGTGACAATCCGATTATTATTGCATGCCGTcacaataaattaacaaaaagaATTTCACTTAACTACAACAATCTTAGTCAGCAATTAAATCTAACCATagagataatatctctatgatctAACATAGCACTAGTATGCATGTACTCGACTCAATCACATAAACAGTATTTAAGCACGCGCGTACAAAACTGGTAGTAACAGCTGTTGTGCGCGCTTGACAATTGTTATGCTCTACTAATTGTGTTGTCACTAATAGAGTTTTAAAAGATAGACAAGTGCTGTTTATAGGACCATTTCGTCATTCAATATTTTTAGAATCGAGCTTGAGGCTTGGAAGCTtggacatttttgtttttttcattttcaggaTCTTGCTTCGGCCATTGTTAAGATATCAGAGTTCCTTGGTTGGCCAGTACCTGAAGGAAAACTGGAAGAAGTTGTTAAACACTGCTCATTCGGAAGTATGAAGAACAATCCAAAAATCAATCGtacaaatagtaaaataatcGATGTATCAATATCTCCATTTGTTAGAAAAGGTAATGACtgtttaacataaaaataatacaaacaacatTAAAGGGATTTTTTTGTTGAGCTTGATTACGTATTGGGTTTGTTTGTTGAGTTTGTTGACGTgtggttttttgttgttgttgattgatttatatttcTTACGTATGTTTTTCCTATTATAGGCCTGGTTGGAGACTGGAAGAATTACTTTACTGTCAACCAAAGTGAAGCGTTGGACAAACTTTACGAGGAGAAAATGAAAGGCTCGGGCCTTACGTTCAGATACACTTAGATAACAAAAGAAAAgttgaacaaattattaataattatatatatttaaacccTTTATGTACATATATACACACATTTATGTAGGATCAACGTTCGATCGAGCAAAATCTATTGAATGCAATTGACGGCTGGAACCCATTTAATAATGGAACAATAGACCGTTGGCCGTATGGACAAGTTGTCAAACCAATGCAATCCAAAgctttttctacactatcaaactagtttaacaaaaaagtgtgatgtgcccaaatatggtagtgatatggcatcatcatgtccatatatgggcacatcacgtcACATAAAGTTCGACACTAGCTTATTACTAGCGTTCGTAAATTTGGCAAGTTGGAAACCAATTTCTGCTCCTGTCTTTCTTTAGAGTCGACTGCACTAACATAAATCaattaccaaataaaaaaacaatgaattatCTTATCCAATCACATCACTTTGTTATGGAATAAATGGCATaataaaagtttactttacGGTAATAtacatgattattatttttataagatACATTACCGCAGGATTCTCAATCGGTGAAAAAGAGTACGGTAAGTCTTAAGTCAACATTCATGATCTTTCTAATACAAACTTAtcatactatatatatatatatataaatcaatgatgttgcgtagcactgtgtaaattatatataaatcatactgtaaattatagaaacagtgctcatattcggaaaatgatctcataatcgcgtcgagcatagctcattggcgaaagaatgagctatgctcgacgcgattatgagatgatgttccgaatatgagcactgtttctataatttacagtatgatttatatatatatatatatatatatataaatccaaaggcaaattactgaaaaaatgacaatgctgtgggtatcagtggctggatctcaatggagatacaaaaataaaaatcgaaaagctaaatcaaaacgataaagtaaacaaccagaaaagttagcagagctttcgggcaacactagcccttcatcagtgccataatattatttaaagtacTGTACACGGATTATCTGTAGTTAACATCAAAAGATGTAAAATAACGTCATAAGATGCGGGTTAAAGTaggtagtagcctagcctagtagcgTCACCTTATAGGCATCAACGAAACATACGTTTGAGTATTGAACGCTCAAAGTCAAGGCGCTCCGCCGGGCGCTCCGCCaagaaatgtttattttggTATGAACTAACACACAAATAACCAGATTTAGCTTAATTAATTAGCCTAATTATACATCAGAACTATTTTTACAATTCATAcatgttgtaggcctaattttaatcttttatagaattatagaaatttaaaaaatgaccaAGTAGGCCTACGATCGTATTGTTGATGGTATACGATATCCATTGGCAATAAAGGATGAAATTCTTGAGGCGGTGAAAACGTTTGAAGTTCGAGAAGATGACGTGTGGCTCATAACATATCGAAAAtcaggtaggcctataaataaataacaagaaTAGTAATTAATCTATACAATTTGACTAAAGAGGTTTACATCCGGGGTTCTCCTCCTCCCCTTCCACAGTTTTGATTGGTGGTGGAGGAAGTTGTTGTGTTACTGCTTAGTGGTTGGCCTACTATAAACGTTTCGTGCACACTGATTGCAGTTGCTCATATGTTTCAGTTTTTTATGAAACTTATTCTGGAGATGTTTGCAATCACATCCTTAGCTTGAAGTAACTATCTTTATAACTACAGTACATTCATGCCAGCCATTATTGTTATCTGTATGCCAAATTTAGAAATACGGGTGTTAATCTTCCTTTCTATTGCAACCGATGTAGGTACTACATGGGCACAAGAAATTCTTATTTTCCTCTCTTGTGGTTGTGATCTCGCCAAAAGAGATAAAATAGACATCACAGAGCGTATCAGTTTTCTAGATTTATTGAAACCCGGTATGACGGAATTTGCTCATGTAACGGCAGCTAAGAAACCATCGCCACGAATAATGGAAACCCATATGCAAAGCCGTCACATGCCAAGAGAAATCATCACAAAGAAGCCAAAGGTAGAGTTTTCCAGGCATTAGACACAtgtcatttaaattgcaaagaCCGCCTTATAGACGCAAACACCTATGCGCATGCGCATAATGTTTGTCGTACG
Encoded proteins:
- the LOC140055639 gene encoding sulfotransferase 1C4-like produces the protein MSEFDRIVDGIRLPWATSDEILEAMKTFQIREDDVWLVTYPKAGTTWTTEIITVLSCGCDFTKRGEKGVNFVDIKRPNMLEFAHVTAAKKTSPRIMTTHMQSRHMAREIITKKPKIVYVARNPKDNAVSFYYFHKSNKLIKTFDSWDEYFQAFYDGDLVGGSWFDMNLYWWNRRNDDNVLFLKYEDMKEDLASAIVKISEFLGWPVPEGKLEEVVKHCSFGSMKNNPKINRTNSKIIDVSISPFVRKGLVGDWKNYFTVNQSEALDKLYEEKMKGSGLTFRYT